CAGCACGCCGTGGCGGTACGTCGCGCTCGCGTCTTCGTCGGCGATGCGGCCCGGCAGGTCGATGGACCGGCTGATCGACTCGTGGCGCCGCTCGCGTCGGAGGTACTGTCGGTCCGTGTCCTCGCGTTCCGCGTCGCGGTCGGCGGTGATCGTGAGCCGGCCGTCCGACACCCGCACGCTGATGTGCTCGCGGTCGTATCCGGGGAGGTCGGCCATCACGACGAACTCGTCGTCGTACTCGGCCAGGTCGATGTCGGTCGTCCGGAGGTCACGCCCCCACGCGCGGTCGCCGCCGAAGGGCGCGCGGCCGAAGAACTGCTCGATCTCGTCGAAGGGGTTGGTTCTGTTCATGGTTCTCCCCTATATTCGGCCGCTGAGCTATTAAATACGCACAGACACGTGATAGCTCGCGTCCGCCGGTTTCGTCACCGGTCGGCGGTGTCGCCGTAGCTCAGTTCACGTCGATGCTGTGGCCGGCGCCCTCCGAGGACCGCTTCGGAAGCGTGACGGTGAGGA
This genomic window from Halorubrum sp. PV6 contains:
- a CDS encoding Hsp20/alpha crystallin family protein, with protein sequence MNRTNPFDEIEQFFGRAPFGGDRAWGRDLRTTDIDLAEYDDEFVVMADLPGYDREHISVRVSDGRLTITADRDAEREDTDRQYLRRERRHESISRSIDLPGRIADEDASATYRHGVLTVTLPKAADTEADGHRIDIA